A section of the Cryobacterium soli genome encodes:
- a CDS encoding helix-turn-helix transcriptional regulator, with amino-acid sequence MVRLPLTVAEVERGARLGALLRRARGARSMLDIALDAGVSPETLRKIESGRVATPAFPTIAAIAQVVGLSLDAVWAEISEPERDNEPVGGRAPRERLAS; translated from the coding sequence ATGGTCAGGTTGCCGCTCACAGTCGCTGAAGTCGAGCGTGGAGCGCGCCTCGGCGCCCTGCTGCGCCGGGCCAGGGGAGCGCGCTCGATGCTCGACATCGCCCTGGATGCCGGCGTCTCGCCGGAGACCTTGCGCAAGATCGAGTCGGGCCGCGTCGCCACCCCCGCGTTCCCGACCATCGCGGCGATCGCCCAGGTCGTGGGCCTCTCCCTCGACGCCGTGTGGGCCGAGATCTCCGAGCCCGAGCGCGATAATGAGCCTGTCGGAGGCCGCGCGCCCCGGGAGCGCCTGGCCTCGTAG
- the map gene encoding type I methionyl aminopeptidase has translation MIEILNPTEVARARETGALVATILQTMKSRSAVGTNLLDIDRWAQAMILEAGAESCYVDYAPSFGRGPFGHYICTSVNEAVLHGLPHDYALADGDLVSLDLAVLLGGIAADSAISFIVGDTRPPESVALIDATERALQAGIAAAGPGARIGDISHAIGTVLDAAGYPVNVEFGGHGIGSTMHQDPHVSNTGRPGRGYTLRPGLLLALEPWVMVDTDKLVTDADGWTLRSATGCRTAHSEHTIAITDDGAEILTLAR, from the coding sequence ATGATCGAGATCCTGAACCCCACCGAGGTGGCCCGAGCGCGCGAAACCGGCGCGCTGGTCGCCACCATCCTGCAGACCATGAAGAGCCGCAGCGCCGTGGGCACCAACCTGCTCGACATCGACCGGTGGGCTCAGGCCATGATCCTCGAGGCCGGTGCCGAGTCCTGCTACGTCGACTACGCGCCGTCGTTCGGCCGTGGGCCGTTCGGCCACTACATCTGCACCTCCGTCAACGAGGCCGTGCTGCACGGCCTGCCGCACGACTACGCCCTGGCCGACGGCGACCTGGTGTCGCTCGACCTCGCCGTGCTGCTGGGTGGCATCGCCGCCGACTCGGCCATCAGCTTCATCGTGGGTGACACCCGGCCGCCGGAGAGCGTCGCACTGATCGACGCAACCGAGCGCGCCCTGCAGGCCGGCATCGCCGCCGCCGGGCCCGGCGCCCGCATCGGCGACATCTCGCACGCCATCGGCACGGTGCTCGACGCCGCCGGCTACCCCGTCAACGTCGAGTTCGGCGGTCACGGCATCGGCTCAACGATGCACCAGGACCCGCACGTGTCCAACACCGGCCGCCCCGGCCGCGGCTACACGTTGCGCCCCGGGCTGCTGCTGGCCCTCGAGCCCTGGGTGATGGTCGACACCGACAAGCTCGTGACGGATGCCGACGGCTGGACCCTCCGCAGCGCCACCGGCTGCCGCACGGCCCACAGCGAGCACACCATCGCGATCACCGACGACGGCGCCGAGATCCTCACCCTGGCCCGCTGA